The following proteins are co-located in the Primulina tabacum isolate GXHZ01 chromosome 11, ASM2559414v2, whole genome shotgun sequence genome:
- the LOC142518857 gene encoding putative pectate lyase 8: protein MAMGVSGKWMRPLFSLLLLLVLFVGAMSRVHQNESTQNFRAVEKEQLQSSPNSTMAARSEGIDEGTALNEHAVDDPEEVAKMVEMATQNSTERRKLGFFSCGTDNPIDDCWRCDPNWHNNRKKLADCGIGFGRNAIGGRDGRFYVVNDPGDDDPVNPRPGTLRHAVIQKEPLWIVFKRDMIITLKQELIMNSFKTIDGRGVNVHIANGGCITVQFITNVIIHGLHIHDCKRTGNAMVRSSSSHYGWRTMADGDAISIFGSSHIWVDHNSLSNCADGLVDAVMGSTAITISNNYFTHHNEVILLGHSDNYVRDKQMQVTIAYNHFGEGLIQRMPRCRLGYFHVVNNDYTHWEMYAIGGSANPTINSQGNRYLAPTNPFAKEVTKRVDTAESQWKGWNWRSAGDLMLNGAYFTPSGAGASASYARASSLGAKSSSMVGSITSGAGVLGCRPGRQC from the exons ATGGCAATGGGAGTTTCCGGAAAATGGATGCGGCCTCTGTTTTCTTTGCTGCTGCTGCTCGTGCTTTTCGTTGGAGCAATGTCAAGAGTTCACCAAAACGAATCAACTCAAAATTTCAG AGCTGTGGAAAAAGAGCAGTTGCAGAGCTCTCCAAACTCGACAATGGCGGCGAG GTCGGAAGGAATTGATGAGGGTACCGCTTTGAATGAGCATGCGGTGGATGACCCGGAGGAGGTTGCAAAAATGGTTGAAAT GGCCACCCAGAACAGCACAGAGAGGCGAAAACTTGGATTTTTCTCCTGTGGAACTGATAACCCTATTGATGACTGCTGGCGTTGTGATCCGAATTGGCATAACAACCGAAAGAAACTTGCTGACTGTGGTATTGGTTTTGGGCGCAATGCCATTGGTGGACGTGATGGCCGATTCTACGTTGTCAATGATCCTGGTGATGATGACCCTGTCAACCCTAGGCCCGGCACTCTGCGTCATGCTGTTATCCAGAAGGAGCCTCTTTGGATTGTGTTCAAGCGCGACATGATCATAACTTTGAAGCAAGAGCTCATAATGAACAGCTTTAAGACTATAGATGGTCGTGGAGTCAATGTGCACATTGCTAATGGAGGGTGCATCACAGTCCAATTCATTACCAATGTGATCATTCACGGGCTACACATTCACGACTGTAAGAGAACAGGAAACGCAATGGTGCGGAGCTCATCATCACATTATGGTTGGAGGACGATGGCTGATGGTGATGCCATTTCTATCTTTGGCTCAAGCCATATCTGGGTGGATCATAACTCACTCTCTAACTGTGCTGACGGACTTGTAGATGCTGTCATGGGCTCTACTGCCATTACCATTTCAAACAATTATTTTACCCATCATAACGAG GTTATACTGTTGGGTCATAGCGATAATTATGTTAGAGACAAGCAAATGCAAGTGACAATCGCCTATAATCATTTCGGGGAAGGCCTCATTCAGAGAATGCCAAG GTGCAGACTTGGATACTTCCACGTTGTGAACAATGACTACACTCACTGGGAGATGTATGCCATCGGTGGAAGTGCGAACCCCACCATCAACAGCCAAGGCAACAGATATCTTGCACCAACCAATCCTTTTGCAAAAGAG GTGACAAAGAGGGTAGACACTGCTGAGAGTCAATGGAAGGGTTGGAACTGGAGATCAGCCGGTGACCTGATGTTGAATGGAGCTTATTTTACTCCATCTGGTGCCGGAGCTTCAGCCAGCTATGCTAGAGCTTCAAGCTTAGGTGCCAAGTCTTCTTCCATGGTTGGATCTATAACTTCTGGTGCTGGAGTTCTTGGTTGCCGGCCCGGCCGTCAGTGCTAA